One Actinoplanes missouriensis 431 DNA segment encodes these proteins:
- a CDS encoding ABC transporter permease, with the protein MLRATLKSLLARKLRLVLSGLAVVLGVMFVSGALVLTDTLNRTFDSIFADAYSATDVSVTAKPKVEVSEFEGEEVAAPLPAATVDKIKDQPGVRSAVGRVDTDGARVIGSDGKVLTSMGPPRLGGNWTGADGVMEMREGRGPESAGEIAMNATTAELSGYRIGDTVPVLTQKPKREFTLVGIWGYTGDRDSIGGTQEVAFTTPVAQELMLGEKDVFTSVTVESADGVSPAELRDSLAPALGADYVVKTGDDLAKESSESIKEGLGFFNQILLGFAGIALFVGIFLILNTFSIVVAQRTRELALLRAIGASRRQVINSVLVEAVVVGLIASILGLAAGIGAGAGLGALFGSMGGGLDLAPVGVPPSAVIASFVVGLVVTVVAAVLPALRASRIAPVAAMQDVATPDRPLTRISVSGGLVTAAGAAALGVGLFADAGDADLWLIFGGVLVTFIGVALLTPLISKPVVSLLGRIFSWSVPGRLGRLNSGRNPRRTAITAAALMVGIALVTGVTVVMDSAKSSLKAEAARILKAQIMISGDQNGPRPPTYDPAVITDTATIPGVRAAAGLYNDLVAVGGEREYVAASEDLATLAQAYGSSAATLRDDQIAVSAPQATESGWQVGTPVTIQTSRGAERTYTVSLIFAENTLPGSIIMPGAAIKDFGITQPVFGFVRLDDGVPVSAVLPQVKALLADSPEVSATDQQTWVDGQAAQFDQIITMIQILLGLAILIAVLGVVNTLALSVLERTRELGLLRAVGLGRAQTMRMVTVEAVVISVFGALLGVAVGAGMGSAVARALENDGISEIVLPWGRMGTYLALAALVGVVAAVAPAIRAARLNILNAIAHD; encoded by the coding sequence ATGCTGCGCGCGACGCTGAAGAGCCTGCTCGCCCGCAAGCTGCGGCTGGTCCTGTCCGGGCTGGCCGTGGTGCTCGGGGTGATGTTCGTGTCGGGCGCGCTGGTGCTCACCGACACGCTGAACCGGACCTTCGATTCGATCTTCGCCGACGCGTACTCGGCGACCGACGTCTCGGTCACCGCGAAGCCCAAGGTCGAGGTGTCGGAGTTCGAGGGGGAAGAGGTCGCCGCGCCGCTGCCGGCCGCGACGGTGGACAAGATCAAGGACCAACCGGGAGTACGGTCGGCGGTCGGCCGTGTCGACACCGACGGCGCCCGGGTGATCGGCTCCGACGGCAAGGTGCTCACCTCGATGGGGCCGCCCCGGCTCGGGGGGAACTGGACCGGCGCCGACGGCGTCATGGAGATGCGCGAGGGCCGCGGCCCGGAGAGCGCCGGCGAGATCGCGATGAACGCGACCACCGCCGAGCTGTCCGGTTACCGGATCGGCGACACCGTCCCGGTGCTCACCCAGAAACCCAAGCGTGAGTTCACGCTGGTCGGCATCTGGGGTTACACCGGTGACCGGGACAGCATCGGCGGCACCCAGGAGGTCGCGTTCACCACGCCGGTGGCGCAGGAGCTGATGCTCGGCGAGAAGGACGTCTTCACCTCGGTGACCGTCGAGTCCGCCGACGGGGTCAGCCCGGCGGAGCTGCGGGACTCGCTCGCGCCCGCGCTCGGCGCGGACTACGTCGTGAAGACCGGCGACGACCTGGCGAAGGAGAGCTCGGAGAGCATCAAGGAGGGTCTCGGCTTCTTCAACCAGATCCTGCTGGGTTTCGCCGGCATCGCGCTGTTCGTCGGCATCTTCCTGATCCTCAACACCTTCTCGATCGTGGTGGCCCAGCGCACCCGCGAGCTGGCCCTGCTGCGCGCGATCGGCGCCAGCCGCCGCCAGGTGATCAACTCGGTGCTGGTGGAGGCCGTGGTGGTCGGTCTGATCGCCTCGATACTCGGCCTGGCCGCCGGGATCGGCGCCGGCGCGGGCCTCGGCGCCCTGTTCGGCTCGATGGGCGGCGGGCTCGATCTGGCCCCGGTCGGCGTGCCGCCGTCCGCGGTGATCGCCTCGTTCGTGGTCGGCCTGGTCGTGACGGTGGTGGCGGCGGTGCTGCCGGCGCTGCGCGCGTCCCGGATCGCCCCGGTCGCCGCGATGCAGGACGTCGCCACCCCGGACCGCCCGCTCACCCGGATCAGCGTGTCCGGCGGGCTGGTCACCGCGGCGGGCGCGGCCGCGCTCGGCGTCGGCCTCTTCGCCGACGCGGGTGACGCCGACCTCTGGCTGATCTTCGGGGGCGTGCTCGTCACGTTCATCGGGGTCGCCCTGCTCACCCCGCTGATCAGCAAGCCGGTGGTGTCGCTGCTCGGCCGGATCTTCTCCTGGTCGGTGCCGGGCCGGCTGGGCCGGCTCAACTCCGGGCGCAACCCGCGCCGCACCGCGATCACGGCCGCCGCCCTGATGGTCGGCATCGCCCTGGTCACCGGCGTCACGGTCGTCATGGACTCGGCGAAGAGCAGCCTCAAGGCCGAGGCCGCGCGCATCCTGAAGGCCCAGATCATGATCAGCGGCGACCAGAACGGTCCCCGGCCGCCGACCTACGACCCTGCGGTCATCACCGACACCGCCACGATCCCGGGGGTACGCGCGGCGGCCGGCCTCTACAACGACCTCGTCGCCGTGGGTGGCGAGCGGGAGTACGTCGCCGCCAGCGAGGACCTGGCGACCCTGGCCCAGGCGTACGGGTCGAGCGCCGCCACGCTGCGCGACGACCAGATCGCGGTGAGCGCGCCGCAGGCCACCGAGAGCGGCTGGCAGGTCGGCACGCCGGTGACGATCCAGACGTCGCGGGGCGCGGAACGCACGTACACGGTGTCGTTGATCTTCGCGGAGAACACCCTGCCGGGCAGCATCATCATGCCGGGCGCCGCGATCAAGGACTTCGGCATCACGCAGCCGGTCTTCGGTTTCGTGCGGCTCGACGACGGGGTGCCGGTCTCGGCCGTTCTGCCGCAGGTCAAGGCCCTGCTGGCGGACAGTCCCGAGGTGTCCGCGACCGACCAGCAGACGTGGGTCGACGGGCAGGCGGCACAGTTCGACCAGATCATCACGATGATCCAGATCCTGCTCGGACTGGCCATCCTGATCGCCGTCCTGGGCGTGGTGAACACCCTGGCCCTCTCCGTCCTGGAACGCACCCGCGAACTCGGCCTGCTCCGCGCGGTCGGGCTGGGCCGGGCGCAGACCATGCGGATGGTCACCGTGGAGGCCGTCGTCATCTCGGTCTTCGGCGCGCTGCTCGGCGTCGCCGTCGGCGCCGGCATGGGCAGCGCTGTCGCCCGCGCCCTGGAGAACGACGGGATCAGCGAAATCGTCCTTCCCTGGGGCCGGATGGGCACCTACCTGGCGCTGGCCGCCCTGGTCGGCGTCGTCGCCGCGGTGGCGCCGGCGATCCGCGCAGCCCGCCTGAACATCCTGAACGCCATAGCCCACGACTGA
- a CDS encoding sensor histidine kinase translates to MFFALLVPDSGDTGPRDRLADGIAIVLALAYGSVMVVLGDAADPGAFLPLPADVAAGVAAAAALLVRRRHPLGVTVALLPLGAISVMATGPILIALFTAAIRLPARVPILLGALNVATAGLYFLLHDRPAADIWVDFAMRGVVTAAALGWGLFTQAYRRLTASLRDQAARLESEQQLRADQARLTERARIAREMHDVLAHRMSLISLHAGALEVRGTVSAEELSIAAGAIRTGAHDALDELRAVVGVARTRPEPPQPGLGDLPELVAGVREAGMSVDFTSVVPADGPPVVLGRTAYRIIQEGLTNAHRHGSGPAASVRVRGAAGHGLRITIINPLGGTGGAAAPRDGLGLIGIAERVALAGGTVRFGPEREEFRLEAELPWPA, encoded by the coding sequence ATGTTCTTCGCCCTGCTGGTGCCGGATTCCGGCGACACCGGTCCTCGTGACCGGCTCGCCGACGGCATCGCGATCGTCCTGGCGCTGGCCTACGGGTCGGTCATGGTGGTGCTGGGTGACGCGGCCGATCCGGGCGCCTTCCTGCCCCTGCCTGCCGACGTGGCGGCCGGGGTCGCCGCGGCGGCCGCGTTGCTGGTCCGGCGACGACATCCGCTCGGGGTCACGGTGGCGCTGCTGCCGCTCGGCGCGATCTCGGTGATGGCCACCGGTCCGATTCTGATCGCCCTCTTCACCGCGGCGATCCGCCTGCCCGCACGGGTGCCGATCCTGCTCGGCGCGCTCAACGTGGCCACCGCGGGCCTCTACTTCCTGCTGCACGACAGACCGGCCGCCGACATCTGGGTGGATTTCGCGATGCGCGGCGTGGTCACCGCGGCGGCGCTCGGGTGGGGACTGTTCACTCAGGCGTACCGGCGGCTCACCGCCTCGCTGCGCGATCAGGCCGCCCGTCTGGAGTCCGAGCAGCAGCTCCGCGCCGACCAGGCGAGACTCACCGAGCGGGCCCGGATCGCGCGGGAGATGCACGACGTTCTCGCGCACCGGATGTCGCTGATCAGCCTGCATGCGGGCGCCCTCGAGGTGCGCGGGACGGTCTCGGCGGAGGAGTTGTCGATCGCGGCCGGGGCGATCCGGACCGGCGCGCACGATGCCCTCGACGAGCTGCGGGCGGTCGTCGGGGTGGCGCGCACCCGGCCGGAGCCGCCGCAGCCCGGTCTCGGCGACCTTCCGGAGCTGGTGGCGGGCGTGCGCGAGGCCGGGATGAGCGTCGACTTCACGAGCGTGGTGCCCGCCGACGGTCCGCCGGTCGTGCTCGGCCGCACCGCCTACCGGATCATCCAGGAGGGCCTCACCAACGCCCACCGGCACGGGTCCGGGCCGGCCGCGTCGGTGCGCGTGCGGGGTGCCGCCGGGCACGGTCTGCGCATCACGATCATCAACCCCCTCGGGGGTACGGGTGGAGCAGCGGCCCCACGAGACGGCCTCGGCCTCATCGGCATCGCGGAGCGGGTGGCGCTCGCCGGCGGGACCGTCCGGTTCGGGCCGGAACGTGAGGAGTTCCGGCTGGAGGCGGAGCTGCCGTGGCCGGCGTGA
- a CDS encoding GntR family transcriptional regulator → MTINPGNPEFPHRQISNQLKERVRRGDWQPGERLPSIPAMAEMFGVAKQTVQRAVDQLRVEGILITKPGSGTYVRGTRRRLNRLSRGRYGAHRGYHADLAARYRQQLVRVGREPAPPEVADAFGVRDGTELLVRRHVVRTDDATVELGASWFRVTDASGTSLERLEAFGRPLYQEAEEAIGRRYAQATDTISARQPSREEAEILQIRPDTPVLHLLHVAFDETRKPIEVAQATWPGPMTTLTEEYRIPAPAPEPDPDPGLTLA, encoded by the coding sequence ATGACGATCAATCCGGGCAACCCGGAGTTTCCCCATCGGCAGATCTCCAACCAGCTCAAGGAGCGGGTCCGGCGCGGCGACTGGCAGCCCGGCGAGCGGCTCCCCTCGATCCCGGCCATGGCCGAGATGTTCGGGGTGGCGAAACAGACCGTCCAGCGCGCCGTCGACCAGCTGCGGGTCGAGGGCATCCTGATCACCAAACCCGGATCCGGTACGTATGTCCGGGGCACCCGCCGCCGTCTGAACCGTCTCTCCCGTGGCCGGTACGGCGCCCACCGGGGATACCACGCCGACCTCGCCGCCCGGTACCGCCAGCAGCTCGTCCGGGTCGGCCGCGAGCCCGCCCCGCCGGAGGTCGCCGACGCGTTCGGGGTGCGGGACGGCACCGAGCTGCTGGTCCGCCGGCACGTGGTCCGCACCGACGACGCGACGGTCGAGCTCGGCGCGTCCTGGTTCCGGGTCACCGACGCGAGCGGCACCTCGCTGGAACGCCTGGAGGCGTTCGGCCGCCCTCTCTACCAGGAGGCCGAGGAGGCGATCGGCCGCCGGTACGCCCAGGCCACCGACACGATCAGCGCCCGGCAGCCCAGCCGGGAGGAGGCGGAGATCCTCCAGATCCGGCCGGACACCCCGGTGCTGCACCTGCTGCACGTCGCGTTCGACGAGACCCGCAAGCCGATCGAGGTGGCGCAGGCGACCTGGCCGGGCCCGATGACCACGCTGACCGAGGAGTACCGGATCCCGGCGCCGGCTCCGGAACCCGACCCCGATCCGGGCCTGACCTTAGCGTGA
- a CDS encoding DUF397 domain-containing protein: MMMKTKDWGGSTMHDTTTEWRRSSFCADTSCVEVAGSGDSVLIRDGKRRDQGEHLEFSKEDWAGFLRDIEGGRYAGL, translated from the coding sequence ATGATGATGAAGACGAAGGATTGGGGCGGCAGCACCATGCACGACACCACGACGGAGTGGCGGCGTAGTTCCTTTTGTGCGGACACCTCCTGTGTAGAGGTCGCCGGGTCCGGAGACAGTGTGCTGATCCGGGACGGCAAGCGTCGTGACCAGGGCGAACATCTGGAGTTTTCCAAGGAGGACTGGGCCGGATTCCTCCGTGACATCGAAGGCGGGCGATACGCTGGGCTGTGA
- a CDS encoding DUF6232 family protein: MEMPVFYRGPRAYITHRVIEVPECGRRRYPVDGLSDVRVVVDEVVPAAPGSRVSGVSALVAAVVQLRVVGPSSVPVAAMLFLVLGACAVFCLVRRPRRRWRLRAGYQGRAVEIFTSEDSREFAEVRRGLVRALEYHDS, encoded by the coding sequence ATGGAGATGCCGGTCTTCTATCGAGGTCCGCGGGCCTACATCACGCATCGGGTCATCGAGGTTCCCGAGTGTGGCCGCCGGCGGTATCCGGTCGACGGTCTGTCCGACGTCCGGGTCGTCGTGGACGAGGTGGTGCCGGCGGCTCCCGGCAGTCGCGTCTCGGGCGTGTCCGCGCTGGTCGCCGCCGTGGTTCAGCTGAGGGTGGTGGGCCCTTCGTCGGTGCCTGTCGCGGCCATGTTGTTCCTGGTCCTGGGCGCCTGCGCCGTGTTCTGCCTCGTCCGCCGGCCGCGGCGCCGGTGGCGGCTGCGTGCCGGCTACCAGGGCCGAGCCGTGGAGATCTTCACCTCCGAGGACTCGCGTGAGTTCGCGGAGGTGCGCCGGGGCCTCGTGCGCGCTCTCGAGTACCACGACTCGTGA
- a CDS encoding helix-turn-helix domain-containing protein, whose amino-acid sequence MSDSQGELPAVSRRRVRLALRAAREATGLSQGAVVKELGWSLSKLQRVEIGEVAISPTDLRALLDHYGVADEGRIARLTDDARVARRERYWTEQDDRQSLPAGLRQLIQFEEAASIIRIYQIGVVPGLLQTAEFAGAILGWWDQSLSEEDRRIRYEHRLARRERVIDRDGAPRLQLVISESVLQHEVGGFEVTARQFEELVRVADRPGVQVRVLPFNVGAYTSSYGSFTIAQLDDADAEDAVLYREVYLQDELIQDPDVVSDHQKAFERFWGKLAYDEEVSRAMIVARIYELKAWEARAKAAGADSP is encoded by the coding sequence ATGTCAGACTCGCAGGGTGAACTGCCTGCCGTCTCGCGACGGCGGGTCCGGTTGGCCCTGCGGGCGGCTCGCGAAGCCACCGGCTTGAGCCAAGGCGCGGTGGTCAAGGAACTCGGCTGGTCGCTGTCGAAGCTCCAGCGGGTGGAGATCGGTGAGGTGGCGATCTCGCCGACCGACCTGCGCGCGCTGCTCGACCACTACGGGGTTGCCGACGAGGGACGCATCGCGCGGCTGACCGATGACGCGCGGGTCGCGCGGCGCGAGCGGTACTGGACCGAGCAGGACGACCGCCAGTCGCTGCCGGCGGGCCTGCGCCAGCTCATTCAGTTCGAGGAAGCCGCCTCGATCATCCGGATCTATCAGATCGGTGTGGTGCCGGGCCTGCTGCAGACCGCGGAGTTCGCCGGCGCCATCCTGGGCTGGTGGGATCAGAGCCTGAGCGAGGAGGATCGCCGCATCCGGTACGAGCATCGGCTGGCCCGGCGTGAGCGGGTGATCGACCGGGACGGTGCTCCGCGGCTCCAGCTCGTGATCTCCGAGTCCGTGCTCCAGCACGAGGTCGGCGGATTCGAGGTGACGGCCCGGCAGTTCGAGGAGCTGGTGCGGGTCGCCGATCGCCCCGGTGTCCAGGTGCGGGTGCTGCCGTTCAACGTCGGGGCGTACACGAGTTCGTACGGGTCGTTCACGATCGCCCAGTTGGACGACGCCGACGCGGAGGACGCGGTCCTCTACCGCGAGGTCTACCTTCAGGACGAGCTGATCCAGGACCCGGACGTGGTCAGCGACCATCAGAAGGCCTTCGAGCGCTTCTGGGGAAAGCTGGCCTACGACGAAGAGGTCAGCCGGGCGATGATCGTGGCCCGCATCTACGAGTTGAAAGCCTGGGAGGCGCGGGCCAAGGCTGCCGGCGCCGACAGTCCGTAG
- a CDS encoding alpha/beta fold hydrolase, which produces MIWMLPAVLWGAVSAWWMPRGPLTSADALLTIAISFAVGLLAARSRRAFLATPFLYAVTCELVRLRTSGPSVDAPHLSPFGVIALVTGRGVHGVLALLPMMLGALAPRLLRRRILGGTAAALLATLTVAVAIPARTPPIPGGIAELTSVDGLSVLIRGRDAARPVLLFVPGTPGGSEQGTMRTRLSGLEETFVVATMDRRAYPSPDVTVDDEVSDVLSVTDYLRDRFHQSKIYLLAFSGGSIPGALAAHREPSRYHAYIGTGQAVDLLASDRIFYTDILAWARSTGRRDVADRLERQGVPPYRDFWGYEPFLQYENAAYGLPTPDLDLGASEYTPLRKAHTMTAIMDTWHTLYPRMQEVDLRRDVPDLAVPAYFVQGEREMRGLAELFQPWYDALRAPSKRLFVLPGGGHRAMFEDPDGFTAVMAGISR; this is translated from the coding sequence ATGATCTGGATGCTTCCCGCCGTGCTCTGGGGCGCGGTCTCCGCCTGGTGGATGCCGCGCGGCCCTCTCACCTCCGCCGACGCCCTCCTGACGATCGCGATCAGCTTCGCCGTGGGCCTGCTCGCGGCCCGCTCCCGCCGGGCGTTCCTGGCAACCCCTTTCCTGTACGCCGTGACCTGCGAACTCGTCCGACTCCGCACCTCCGGCCCGTCCGTCGACGCGCCGCACCTCAGCCCGTTCGGCGTGATCGCGCTGGTCACCGGACGCGGCGTGCACGGGGTGCTGGCGCTGCTGCCGATGATGCTCGGCGCGCTGGCGCCCCGTCTGCTCCGGCGCCGGATCCTCGGCGGGACGGCGGCCGCTCTGCTGGCGACACTCACCGTGGCCGTCGCGATCCCGGCCCGCACCCCGCCGATCCCCGGTGGCATCGCGGAACTGACCAGCGTGGACGGCCTGAGCGTGCTGATCCGGGGCCGGGACGCCGCGCGGCCGGTCCTGCTGTTCGTGCCGGGCACGCCGGGCGGCTCGGAGCAGGGCACCATGCGGACCCGGCTGTCCGGTCTGGAGGAGACGTTCGTGGTGGCGACCATGGACCGGCGCGCGTATCCGTCCCCGGACGTGACGGTCGACGACGAGGTGTCCGACGTCCTGTCCGTCACCGACTACCTGCGTGACCGCTTCCACCAGTCGAAGATCTACCTGCTCGCCTTCTCCGGCGGGTCGATCCCGGGAGCGCTGGCGGCCCACCGGGAGCCGTCCCGCTATCACGCCTACATCGGGACCGGCCAGGCCGTGGACCTGCTGGCCAGCGATCGGATCTTCTACACGGACATCCTGGCGTGGGCGCGCTCCACCGGTCGCCGGGACGTGGCCGATCGGCTGGAGCGTCAGGGCGTACCCCCGTACCGGGATTTCTGGGGTTACGAACCTTTTCTTCAGTACGAGAACGCGGCCTACGGACTGCCCACGCCGGATCTGGATCTCGGAGCGTCCGAGTACACGCCCCTGCGGAAGGCGCACACGATGACGGCAATCATGGACACCTGGCACACGCTGTATCCCCGGATGCAGGAGGTGGACCTGCGCCGGGACGTGCCCGACCTGGCGGTGCCCGCCTACTTCGTCCAGGGTGAGCGAGAGATGCGCGGGCTGGCCGAGCTGTTCCAGCCGTGGTACGACGCGTTGCGGGCGCCGTCCAAGCGGCTCTTCGTGCTGCCCGGCGGGGGACACCGGGCGATGTTCGAGGACCCGGACGGCTTCACCGCCGTCATGGCCGGGATATCACGCTAA
- a CDS encoding PAC2 family protein encodes MTEFDGLPILRSPVAIAAFEGWNDAADASTAAVEHLEQVWQAKEITSIDPEDFYDFQVSRPTITMAEGETRKIEWPTTRFTVASPPGSDRDVVLIRGIEPSMRWRTFCESVLEICHSLEVNRIVLLGALLADVPYTRPLPISGSASHSEVAEKYNVVPTRYDGPTGIVGVLQEAATRADVDALSFWVHVPHYANNPPCPKATLALLSRIEDVLDLPVPMADLAEQADEWEKRVRAAAEQDAELGEYVRELEERVGDAGIQPLTGDEIASEFEKYLRRRGGSAGPTAGSW; translated from the coding sequence ATGACTGAGTTCGACGGCCTCCCGATCCTCCGCTCGCCTGTGGCTATCGCCGCCTTCGAGGGCTGGAACGACGCGGCGGACGCCTCGACCGCGGCCGTGGAACACCTCGAACAGGTGTGGCAGGCCAAGGAGATCACCAGCATCGACCCGGAGGACTTCTACGACTTCCAGGTCAGCCGCCCCACCATCACCATGGCCGAGGGCGAAACCCGCAAGATCGAGTGGCCGACCACCCGGTTCACCGTGGCGAGCCCGCCCGGCAGCGACCGCGACGTGGTCCTGATCCGGGGCATCGAGCCGAGCATGCGGTGGCGCACGTTCTGCGAGTCCGTCCTGGAGATCTGCCACAGCCTCGAGGTGAACCGGATCGTGCTGCTCGGCGCGCTGCTGGCGGACGTTCCGTACACCCGGCCGCTCCCGATCAGCGGGAGCGCCTCGCACAGCGAGGTCGCGGAGAAGTACAACGTGGTCCCCACCCGGTACGACGGGCCCACCGGCATCGTCGGCGTCCTGCAGGAGGCGGCCACCCGCGCCGACGTGGACGCGCTGTCCTTCTGGGTGCACGTGCCGCACTACGCGAACAACCCCCCGTGCCCGAAGGCGACGCTGGCGCTGCTCAGCCGGATCGAGGACGTGCTCGACCTGCCGGTGCCGATGGCGGATCTCGCCGAGCAGGCCGACGAGTGGGAGAAGCGGGTGCGGGCCGCGGCGGAGCAGGACGCGGAGCTCGGGGAGTACGTGCGGGAGCTGGAGGAGCGCGTGGGGGACGCGGGGATCCAGCCGCTGACCGGGGACGAGATCGCCAGCGAGTTCGAGAAGTACCTGCGCCGGCGGGGCGGGTCGGCGGGACCGACGGCCGGGTCCTGGTGA